The Pseudomonas sp. Marseille-Q3773 DNA window TCAGGGGCAATTTCCACCCCCACGAGTGAACCCGCATCCTTGCCGAAGCGTCTTAGCATCGTGGCTTCCTTGTCGTAGTCGCAGCAACCTGTAGCAACCCCGCCAATACCGGGCCGCGCCGGCGCTTCGAGGCAACGGGCAGCCTGACCGGTAACCCGGAGGGGCTAAAAAATGCTTATAATGCCCAGCGTTTTTTGGTCCGCCGGACCCGCGTGCAATCCACTCCCAACCTGGACACCGAAAAGCCTTGATACGCCTGCTGAAGTTCTTCTGGTGGTCTTCCGTCGCAGTCATCTGCGCGCTCGTACTCGGTGTGAGCGGTGCGTTTCTGTATCTTAGCCCCAGCCTGCCCTCGGTCGATTCGCTTAGAAGCATCCAGTTGCAGATCCCCCTGAGGGTGTACAGCAGCGACGGCAAGCTGATTGCCGAGTTCGGCGAAATGCGCCGCTCGCCGATCCGCTTTGCAGAAATCCCACCACAATTCATCCAGGCGCTTCTGTCAGCCGAGGACGACAATTTCCTCAATCACTACGGTGTCGACCCCAGCAGCCTGATGCGCGCCGCGACCCAGCTGGTGAAAACCGGGCACATCCAGACCGGCGGCAGCACCATCACCATGCAGGTGGCGAAGAACTTCTTCCTCACCAGCGAACGCAGTTTCTCGCGCAAGACCAACGAAATCCTGCTGGCCTTGCAGATCGAACGTGAGCTGACCAAGGACGAGATCCTCGAGCTCTACGTGAACAAGATTTACCTGGGCAACCGCGCCTACGGTATCGATGCCGCGGCGCAGGTGTACTACGGCAAGTCGATTCGCGATGTGAGCCTGGCGCAGATGGCGATGATCGCCGGGCTGCCCAAGGCCCCGTCGCGCTTCAACCCGCTGGCCAACCCGGTGCGTGCCAAGGAGCGCCGCGACTGGATCCTCGGCCGCATGTACAAGCTGGGCAAGATCGACGAAGCCAGCTACCAGGCAGCCCTGGCCGAGCCGTTGAATGCCAGCTATCACGTGCCCACACCGGAAGTGAACGCACCCTATATCGCGGAAATGGCCCGCGCCGAAATGGTCGGCCGTTATGGCAGCGAGGCCTACACCGAGGGCTTCCGCGTCACCACCACGGTGCCCAGTGACATGCAGGAAATGGCTAACAAGGCCATCCTCAACGGCCTCTCCGAGTATGACGAGCGCCACGGCTACCGCGGGCCGGAAGCACGCTTCCCGGGCCGCACCCAGGCGGCCTGGCTGCAGGAACTGGGCAAGCAGCGCACGCTGGGGGGGCTGGAGCCGGCCATCGTCACCCAGGTCGAGAAGACTGGCCTCAAGGTGCTGACCCGTAACGGCCAGGAAGAACTGGTGGCCTGGGACACCATGAAGTGGGCCCGGCCGTTCATCAACAGCAACGCCCAGGGCCGCTCACCGCAGTCACCGGCAGATGTAGCCCAGGTCGGCGACCTGGTACGTGTCCAGCGCCTGGAGGATGGCAAGCTCAAATTCAGCCAGGTACCTGGCGCCCAGAGTGCGCTGGTCACCCTCGACCCTTACAGCGGTGCCATCCGCGCGCTGGTTGGCGGCTTCTCGTTCGAGCAGAGCAACTACAACCGCGCCATGCAGGCCAAGCGCCAGCCGGGCTCCAGCTTCAAGCCGTTCATCTACAGTGCCGCCCTGGATAGCGGTTATACCGCCTCCAGCCTGGTCAACGATGCGCCGATCGTGTTCGTCGACGAGTACCTGGACAAGGTCTGGCGACCGAAGAACGACACCAACACCTTCCTTGGCCCTATCCGCATGCGCGAGGCCCTGTACAAGTCGCGTAACCTGGTGTCGATCCGCCTGCTGCAGGCCATGGGCGTGGACCGCACCATCGACTACATTGCCAAGTTCGGCTTCAACAAACAGGACCTGCCGCGCAACCTGTCGCTGGCCCTGGGCACCGCTACGCTGACCCCGATGGAAATCGCCACCGGTTGGAGCACCTTCGCCAACGGCGGCTACAAGGTTACCCCGTACCTGATCGAGCGCATCGAGAGCCGCAACGGCGAGACCCTGTTCACCGCCAACCCGGCCCGGGTACCGCAAGGCGCAGAGGACCACGCTGGCCTGGCGGCGCCCGAACAACCGATCAGTACCGCAGCCATGCCGGGTGAAACGCCTGCCTCCAGCCAGGTGACACCTGCAGCACCGCAGGCGCCAGCCGTGGCCGAACAGATCATCGACGGGCGTACCACCTACATCCTTACCAGCATGCTGCAGGATGTGATCAAGCGCGGCACCGGCCGCCGGGCGCTGGCCCTGGGCCGTACCGACCTGGCCGGCAAGACCGGTACCACCAACGAGTCCAAGGACGCCTGGTTCTCCGGCTACAACGCCGACTACGTGACCACCGTGTGGGTCGGCTTCGACCAGCCGGAAACCCTTGGTCGTCGCGAATACGGCGGCACGGCGGCTCTCCCGATCTGGATGAGCTTCATGGGGGCGGCACTGAAGGACAAGCCTGAACATCCACCTGCGGAGCCGGAGGGCATCCTCAGCCTGCGCGTCGATCCGGTCAGCGGCCGGGCCGCCTCGCCAAGCACGCCGAATGCCTATTTCGAGCTGTTCAAGGCCGAGGACTCGCCGCCTTCGGTGGACGAACTGGGCACCGGAGCGGCGCCGGGCAGCCCGCTGCCAGCGGATGAAGCGGCACCGATGGATCTGTTCTGAAGCCCCCGGTGGGGCCACACCCATCGGGACAGCGACAAACAAAAAGCCCCGGCTCATGCGAGCCGGGGCTTTTTTGTGTCACTCAGCTGCAATCAGCCGTTGAACACATCATCCACACTGGTCAGCGGATAGTGCTTCGGATACGGCAGGGTCGCTACACCGGATTCGATGGCAGCCTTGGCCACGGCGTCGGAGACGACGGGGATCAGGCGGGCGTCCAGCGGTTTCGGAATGATGTACTCACGGCCGAACTCCAGGCCTTCGACGCCGTAGGCTTCGCAGACTTCCTTCGGTACTGGCAGCTTGGCCAGGTCCTTCAGGGCGATGGCGGCAGCGATCTTCATTTCTTCGTTGATGCGCTTGGCGCGCACGTCCAGAGCACCGCGGAAGATGAACGGGAAGCCCAGTACGTTGTTGACCTGGTTCGGGTAGTCGGAACGGCCGGTAGCCATGATCACGTCGCTGCGGGTGGCGTGTGCCAGCTCCGGGGAGATTTCCGGGTCCGGGTTCGAGCAGGCGAACACGATCGGGTTGGCAGCCATCGACTTCAGGCCTTCGGCGCTCAGCAGGTTCGGGCCCGACAGGCCTACGAACACGTCGGCACCGTCCAGAGCGTCAGCCAGGGTACGCTTGTCGGTCGCGTGGGCGAACTGCGCCTTGTACTGGTTCAGGTCGTCGCGGCCAGCGTGGATCACGCCGCTGCGGTCGATCATGTAGATGTTCTCGACCTTGGCACCCATGCTTACCAGCAGCTTCATGCAGGAGATGGCAGCAGCACCGGCACCCAGGCAGACGATCTTGGCGTCTTCCAGCTTCTTGCCGGCGATTTCCAGGGCGTTGATCATGCCGGCCGCGGTGACGATGGCGGTACCGTGCTGGTCATCGTGGAACACCGGAATGTCGCACTGTTCGATCAGGGTGCGCTCGATTTCGAAGCACTCAGGGGCCTTGATGTCTTCGAGGTTGATACCACCGAAGGTGATCGAGATACGGCGAACGGTGTCGATGAATGCCTGCGGGCTTTCCGATTCCACTTCGATGTCGAACACATCGATACCGGCGAAACGCTTGAACAGTACGCCTTTACCTTCCATGACCGGCTTGGAGGCCAGCGGGCCGAGGTCGCCCAGACCGAGGATGGCGGTGCCATCGGAAATCACCGCAACCAGGTTGCCCTTGCCGGTGTATTTGTAAGCCAGCTCCGGGTCACGGCCAATTTCACGTACGGGCTCTGCAACACCTGGGCTGTAGGCCAGGGCGAGGTCACGGGCGGTGGCAGTGGGCTTGGAGAGTTCGACGCTCAGTTTCCCCGGACGAGGTTGGGCGTGATATTCGAGAGCGGCGGTTTTCAGGTCTGACATGGTGGGCATTCCGCTGTTTACTGTTCTGACGGACCGCCGAGGATACGCAAAGAGCCGGGTAGCCACAAGACTGGCCGGTCACTTGTGTCAAGGCCTTTAGCCTACGACTTTACGCTATAACCCACGGGGCATACGCCTGACAGTGTGTACAATCCAATAGCGAAATGTCTACATCTTTCAGCCTGAAATGCGCTCCAACATGCTCGGATCGGTCAATGGCAACACCCAGCGTCGCTGCCCCGGCTTGAGGCCGCCCTGGCGGGAACGGTCCAGCACCCAACCGCGCGCTTCGACCTGGCGTCCCTTGAGGTTATCGAAGAAGCTGGCGGGGAAGTTGCGCTGCAGACGAGCGGGAACCTGCAGCACCACGGCATCGTCCAGGGTTAGCCAAACCCCGCCACGGTTACGCTGCACGCCCCCGATACGGCCAGCGACAACGGCGAAACCAGACTGCCTGACGTCCCCGGCACGCAGCACCGGCGAGCGCCGCCACAGGCCGGCACCAGCCTTGCGCGCCGCCTGCTCGGCGAGCTGTTGGCAAGCACTGAGGCGTACATTGGGTGCAACTGCCACACGATAGCCCAAGCCCTCGCTGAGCAATTGCGCTTCCAGATTGTCACCATTGCTGGCGTAGACATGTGCCAGCGTTCGACCGTATTTGTCCTTGCCCTGGATGCCCGGCACCAGCCCGACTCGCCCGTCAGTGGCCTTGATCAACGCCTGCAGGCGCCGTTTGGCGGCTTCTGCATAGGGCTCGCTGCTTCGCCCGCTGCGACCGATCTCCGGGGTGTTGATACCTATCAGCCGCACGCTGCGGCCGTCGACCAGACGCAAGGTATCGCCGTCCACTACCTGGCGCACCGCCACCTGCTGGGGCCTGTCCGGCAGCGGGCAGTACGCCTGGGCCGGAAGATGCCAGATGACAGCCATAAAAAAGGCGCCCACGAGGGGCGCCCTTTTTTGCAGCAATGCGAAACCCGAGGGGTTCGCCATGCGCATGATTACTTCTTGGTACCGAACATACCGAAGCGATCGGCGAACTTCTGTACGCGACCACCGGTGTCCAGGACTTTCTGCTTACCGGTGTAGAACGGGTGGCACAGGTTGCAAACGTCGATCGCCAGGGTGCTGCCCAGGGTCGAACGAGTTTCGAACTTGTTGCCGCAGCTGCAGGTGACTGCAACTACTTCGTAGTTCGGATGAATATCTGCTTTCATGGTCACTTCCTCGAGCTGCGTGCCGCCACCCAACACCAATTGTTGAATACCGCACGTAATTAGGCGGCGAATAATACCAGAGCGCTGCGCCAGTGCAAGTTGTCGCTTGCACCGACCGTCGTCTGCTAGGCTCGCCAGTTCTTGAAACGCCCTCCGAGACTTTTCGCGTGTCCGACGTCATCCTGCGCCTTGCCCTGCCCTCTCCGCTGCGCCGCCTGTTCGACTACAAGGCACCGGCGAGCATGGCGCGCCAGGCCCTGACCCCGGGCATGCGTATCCGCGTGCCATTCGGCCGCCGCGAAATGATCGGCGTACTGGTAGAGGTCTGCGAGCACAGCGAGGTGCCGGCAGACAAGCTGAAACCGGCCAGCGCCCTGCTCGACCCGGTGTCACCGATCCCGCCGTCGCTGTTCAGGCTGTGCCTGTGGACCGCCCAGTACTACCAGCACAGCCTGGGCGACACCCTGAGCTGGGCCCTGCCAACGCTGCTGCGCCAGGGCGAACCGGCCGAGATGCGCCAGGAACGCTTCTGGCATGTCGCCCCCGGTGCGCGCCTGGAAGACCCGCGCATCGCCCGTGCCCCACGCCAGCGCGACGCCCTCAAGACCCTGGCCCAGCACCCGCACGGCGTGGCCCACAGCCTGCTGGCCAAACTCAACCTGAACAAGGACAGCCTCGACCTGCTGCTAGCCAAGGAGCTGGTGCAGATCGAGGTGCGCCGCCACCTGCCGGCGTTGCGCCACGAACACTGGCTGGCGCAACCTGAGCTACCGCTCAACGAAGAGCAACGCGAGGCCTTTGATGCCGTGCGCGAAGGCTTCGGCGGCTTCGCGGCGTTCCTGCTGGCTGGCGTGACCGGCAGTGGCAAGACCGAGGTCTACCTGCAATTGATCCGGGAGACCCTGGAAGCCGGCAAACAGGCACTGGTGCTGATTCCGGAGATCAACCTCGGCCCGCAGACCCTGGCGCGCTTCGAGCAGCGTTTCAACGCCCGCATCGCCCTGCTGCATTCGGCGGTGAACGACCGCGAGCGCCTGGACGCCTGGCTGGCGGCACGGGACGGTGAAGCGGACATCATCATCGGTACCCGCTCGGCGTTGTTCACGCCGATGAAAAACCCCGGCCTGATCATCATCGACGAAGAACATGACGGCTCCTATAAACAGCAGGAAGGCCTGCGCTACCACGCCCGCGACCTGGCGCTGGTGCGCGCCCACCAGGAAAACATCCCCATCCTGCTCGGCTCGGCCACGCCGTCGCTGGAAACCCTGCACAACGCCCTCAACGGGCGCTACCGCCTGTTACGCATGAACCAGCGCGCCGGCGGCGCACGCCCACCGCGCATGCTGCGCCTGGACGTGAAGAGCCTGCCGCTGGACAGTGGCATCAGCGGCCCGTTGCAGCAGGCCATCCGGCAGACACTGGAGGCGGGCCAGCAGGTGCTGGTGTTCCTCAATCGCCGCGGCTTCGCTCCGACCTTGCTGTGCCACGACTGCGGCTGGCTGTCGGAATGCCCGCGCTGCGACGCGCGCATGACCGTACACCAGCGCTCCGGCGTGCTGCGCTGCCACCATTGCGGTTATGACGAACGCCTGCCGCAGCAGTGCCCACAATGCAACCACGTCGACCTGCGCCCGGTCGGCGCCGGCACCGAACGGGCCGAAGAGCGCCTCAAGGTGCTGTTCCCGGATTACCCGATCCTGCGCGTGGACCGCGACAGCACGGCGCGCAAGGACGCCATGCACAACCTCTTCAGCACCATCCAGCGCGGCCAGCCGAGCATCCTTGTCGGCACGCAGATGCTCGCCAAGGGCCACCACTTCCCACGGGTGACCCTGGTGGCCATCCTGGATGCCGATGGCGGGCTGTTCTCCGGCGATTTCCGCGCCAGCGAGCGCATGGCACAGCTGATCGTGCAGGTGGCCGGGCGTGCCGGGCGTGCCGAAGAGCCTGGCAAGGTCATCATCCAGACCCACCTGGCCGACCATCCCCTGCTGGTGCAACTGACCGAACAGGGCTACTTCGCGTTTGCCGAGCAGGCCCTGCAAGAGCGCCGGGCGGCAGGGCTACCGCCCTATTCGCACCTGGCGCTGCTGCGCGCCGAAGCGCACCGGCCCGGGCAGGCCGAAAGTTTCCTCGACGAGGCCTGCGCCGCCGCCGAGCGCCTGGTAGCCGAGCAGGGCCTGGCAGGCATCGAGCTGCTGGGGCCGGTGCCGGCCCCGATGGAGCGGCGGGCCGGGCGGTTCCGCGCGCAACTGTTGATACAGGCCAATACCCGCGCGCCTTTGCATCGACTGATCAGCGCCTGGTTGCTAGTGTTGGAGCAGATGCCGAGCGGGCGCCAGGTGCGCTGGTCTCTGGATGTCGACCCGGTAGACCTGTACTGAAACCGGGTCCGCTTTGCGGCCCAAAGGTTGGCAACCCGCTCCCGGCCACGGATAATGCCCAGTTTTTCCACCTGCGCATCGAAGCGCTCCACCGCGCTTGCGGTCGAAAAGAGATCCCCATGAAAGACACCATTCGCCAGCTGATCCAGCAAGCCCTCACCCAACTCGTCACCGACGGTGTGCTGCCTGAAGGGCTGTCGCCGGCGATCCAGGTGGAAAACGCCCGGGACAAGACCCATGGCGACTTCGCCAGCAACATCGCCATGATGCTGGCCAAGCCGGCCGGCATGAAACCACGCGACCTGGCGGAAAAACTGATCGATGCCCTGCCCGTCAGTGCCGACATCAGCAAGGTCGAGATCGCCGGCCCCGGCTTCCTCAACTTCTTCCAGAACACCGCCGCGCTGGCCAACCGCCTGGATGCCGCGCTGGCCGACGCCCACCTGGGGGCACGCAAGACCGGCCCTGCGCAAAAGGTGGTGATCGACATGTCGGCACCCAACCTGGCCAAGGAGATGCACGTCGGCCACCTGCGTTCGACCATCATCGGCGACAGCGTGGCACGCGTGCTGGAATTCCTCGGCGACGAGGTGATCCGCCAGAACCACGTGGGCGACTGGGGCACCCAGTTCGGCATGCTGCTGGCCTACCTGGAAGAAAACCCGATCACCAGCGACGAGCTGTCGGACCTGGAAAACTTCTACCGTGCCGCCAAGAAGCGCTTCGACGAATCCGAAGAGTTCGCCACCCGGGCCCGTGGCCTGGTGGTCAAGCTGCAGGCTGGCGACCCGGATTGCATGGCGTTGTGGACACGCTTCAAGGACATCTCGCTGTCGCACTGCCAGAAGACCTACGAGCTGCTCAACGTCAAGCTGACCATGGCCGACGTGATGGGCGAGAGCGCCTACAACGCCGACCTGGCCAACGTGGTAGCCGACCTCAAGGCCAAGGGCCTGCTGGTCGAAGACCAGGGCGCCCAGTGCGTATTCCTCGAGGAATTCAAGAACAGCGAAGGCGAGCCACTGCCGGTGATCGTGCAGAAGGCCGACGGCGGCTACCTGTACGCCACCACCGACCTGGCCGCCGTGCGCTACCGCAGCAACGTGCTCAAGGCCGACCGCGCCCTGTACTTCGTCGACCAGCGCCAGGCCCTGCACTTCAACCAGGTGTTCGAAGTCGCCCGCCGTGCAGGCTTCGTCGGCCACCCGATGCAGATGGAACACATGGGCTTCGGCACCATGAACGGCGCCGACGGCCGCCCGTTCAAGACCCGTGACGGCGGCACCGTGAAGCTGATCGACCTGCTCACCGAGGCCAAGGAGCGCGCCTACGCACTGGTCAAGGAGAAGAACCCGAGCCTGGCCGACGAAGAACTGCGCCGCATCGGTGAGGTAGTGGGCATCGGCGCGGTGAAGTACGCCGACCTGTCCAAGCACCGCACCAGCGACTACAGCTTCAACTTCGAGCAGATGCTCAACTTCGAAGGCAACACCGCGCCTTACCTGCTGTACGCCTACACCCGCGTGGCCGGCGTGTTCCGCAAGCTGGGCAAGGGCTTCGACCAGGTCGAAGGCCACATCGTGCTGCAGGCGCCGCACGAACAGGACCTGGCCGCGCGCCTGGCGCAGTTTGGCGAAATCCTCAATAACGTGGCCGACAAGGGCACGCCGCATGTGCTGTGCAGCTACCTGTACGACCTGGCCGGGTTGTTCTCCAGCTTCTACGAGAACTGCCCGATCCTCGCCGCCGAAACGGCAGAGCAGCAGCAGAGCCGCCTGCGCCTGGCAGCCCTGACTGGCCGCACCCTAAAGCAAGGTCTGGAACTGCTCGGCCTGGAAACCCTGGAGCGCATGTAAGTTGGCTGCCAAGAAAAAACCTGCCCCAAAACGCGGCGCCAGCCGCCAGACGGCACCGGCCAAGCAGCCGATCCCCGGCTGGGTGTGGCTGGCGGTCGGCCTGACCGTAGGCGCGTTCATCGTGTTCCTGATGAAGCTCGAGCCTGGTGGCGAAGACATCAAGCGGGCCAAGCCCGAGCAGCAGAAGTCAGAGAAAGTGGCCGAGGCCGGCAAGGCGACGCAGGCCACGCCGCAGCAGCCGGTGAAACCGAAGTATGACTTCTATACCCTGCTGCCGGAGACCGAGGTGATCGTGCCGCCGGAAGCCGTACCCGAGAAAACACCGCCCGTCCCGGCCCAGCCGGTGACACCGGTGACACCTGCCGAAGCGGCAAAGATTGACACGGCGCGAGCCCAGGCGGCGTTGATGGGCCAGACCCCGCCACCGGCACCACCGGTGATCAAGCCGGCGGCAACCACCCAGTTCTTCCTGCAGGCCGGCTCGTTCCGCAAGCAGGCTGACGCCGACAAGGTACGCGCGCAGATCATCCTGCTGGGCCAGGCGGTGAAGGTGGAATCTGGCACGGTCAAGGATGAAACCTGGTACCGCGTCATGGTCGGCCCGTTCAGTAACCGCGAACAGCTGACCGGGGCGCAGAAGCAGCTGGCCGGGGCCGGTTTCAGCAACCTGTTGCTGCAACAGCGGCAGACTCGCCAGTAACCTGTGTACGGGGGCGCCTTGCGCCCCTGTCGCGACACAGGTCTGCTTCTACAGGCATCGGGCAGATCCTGTCGGGTGGTCGCGGTCTTTTCAGGAGCGTGTCGCGATGGGCTGCAAGGCAGCCCCTGGGCCCTCAAGCCCGTCCCGCATTCCGCTCGGACACCTGGCTGTTCAAGGTCCAGAAGTCGTACAGCACGCCCACCAGGCAGAGCCCGCCGGTGAAGAAGTAGATGATCGCGGTCACCCACTTGCCCTGGTACAACCGGTGCAGGCCGAACACTCCGAGGAAGGTCAGCAGAATCCAGGCGATGTTGTAGTCGATGCGCCCGGACTGGAACCTCAAGTCGGCTTCACGGTCCATGGACGGGATCAGGAACAGGTCGATCAACCAGCCGATGCCCAGCAGGCCCAGGGTCAGGAACCAGATGGTGCCGGTAACGGGCTTGCCGTAGTAGAAGCGATGCGACCCGGTGAAGCCGAAAATCCACAACAGGTAGCCAATGGTCTTGCTGTGGGTATCGTGAAACGGCGCTCCCTGTTGATAACTGTTCATGCGTAGCTCCTGCGGCTTATCCAAAAATTTTCTAAAAAAAAATGTGACTTTCTCATCACAGGCCGACGTACGGCACCCGGACAATCGACCAACGGATCAAAGATTGATCAAAAAGCTGTTATAAAGTTGCGCGCCCAACACACAACTATTCATAAGAGCTTCATCTATGCCGCCTTTACTCAAGACATGGCTGACCCTCTGCCTATTATTGCCCCTGGCCGCCCACGCCACCAATCGTGAGCAACGTCTTCCCAATGGTTTCACCGGCTACACCGCCAACGCCTCGGTGAGACACGCGCCGGTCAAGCAGACCACGCTGCGTACCCGTCCAAGCAATGCAGCCACCAGCAGCCGCAGCGTGCCGGCCATCGCCATGTCGCCGAAACAGAGCAGCGATGTGCTCAGCCGTGCGGTGAATGTGCTCGGCACCCCTTATGTCTGGGGCGGCAGCAGCCCGAAGAAAGGCTTCGACTGCAGCGGCCTGGTCAAGTACGCCTTCAATGATGTCGCCGACGTCGACCTGCCGCGCACCTCGAACGCCATGGCCCAGGGCCACGGGGTCAAGGTGGCCAAGGGTGACCTCAAGCCTGGTGATCTGATCTTCTTCAATATCAAGAGCCGACGGGTGAACCACGTTGCCATCTACCTGGGCAATGACCGCTTCATCCATGCCCCGCGCCGTGGCAAACGGGTGAGCATCGACACCCTGAGCAAACCTTACTGGCAGAAGCACTATGTAGTGGCCAAACGGGTGCTGCCGAAAGAACAGCAACAGCTGAACCTGGCCAAGCGCTGATCGCTCCTCGGCCTGTTTTTTGTCCCCATCGCTGGCTAGCCGGCGATGGGGACAAAAAACTAGCATTCCTTGATCACCCCCTTCCCCTTCAACACCCGCAACGCCGCCTCCATCGTCCGCATCCCTTCTGCACCACCCGCCTGCATCACCGAACACAATTGCGCCATCCGTCCCTCCCGCACCAGATTGCGCACCGCTGTCGTCGCCACCAACACCTCCCGCGCAGCGACTCGTCCGCCACCCACCCGCCCGAGCAGCACCTGCGCCACTACAAGGCGCAACACATCAGCCAGCATCGTCCGTACCAGCGCCTTCTCTTCGGCCGCAAACACCTCCACCAGGCGGTCGATGCTGTTGGCCGCCGAGCGGGTGTGCACGGTTGCCAGCACCAAGTGGCCGGTCTCGGCTGCGCGCAACGCCAGGCGTATGGTTTCCAGGTCGCGCAGTTCGCCGATCATGATCACATCCGGGTCCTGGCGCAGCGCACTGCGTAGCCCCTGTGGATAACCTTCGCAATGGCGACCGATCTCACGCTGGGTGACCAGGCTGCGCTGGCTGCTGTGGATGACTTCGATCGGGTCTTCAAGCGTGATGATGTGTAACGCCCGGCTCCGGTTCAGCTGGTCGAGCAATGTCGCCAGGGTGCTGGACTTGCCGCTGCCGGTTGGCCCTCCTACCAGGATCAGGCCGTCCTGGCACTGCGCAACAGCTTGAAACACATCCTCCAGCTCGAGTTCATCTAGCGTGGCGATGCGCCCCGGGATCAGGCGAAAGGTGACTGCCAAGCCATGCAACTGGCGATACAGGTTCAGCCGAAAGCGCCCGAGCATGGGCAGTTCCAGCGCCAGGTCCAGTTCACCACCCTGGGCCCACCGCCGTTGCTGGTCCGTGTCCAACA harbors:
- a CDS encoding TM2 domain-containing protein → MNSYQQGAPFHDTHSKTIGYLLWIFGFTGSHRFYYGKPVTGTIWFLTLGLLGIGWLIDLFLIPSMDREADLRFQSGRIDYNIAWILLTFLGVFGLHRLYQGKWVTAIIYFFTGGLCLVGVLYDFWTLNSQVSERNAGRA
- a CDS encoding C40 family peptidase gives rise to the protein MPPLLKTWLTLCLLLPLAAHATNREQRLPNGFTGYTANASVRHAPVKQTTLRTRPSNAATSSRSVPAIAMSPKQSSDVLSRAVNVLGTPYVWGGSSPKKGFDCSGLVKYAFNDVADVDLPRTSNAMAQGHGVKVAKGDLKPGDLIFFNIKSRRVNHVAIYLGNDRFIHAPRRGKRVSIDTLSKPYWQKHYVVAKRVLPKEQQQLNLAKR
- a CDS encoding PilT/PilU family type 4a pilus ATPase, which gives rise to MEVTDLLAQAVDAGASDLHLVAGQIPMLRLDGALQRMAMPALAAAALNEGMATLLDTDQQRRWAQGGELDLALELPMLGRFRLNLYRQLHGLAVTFRLIPGRIATLDELELEDVFQAVAQCQDGLILVGGPTGSGKSSTLATLLDQLNRSRALHIITLEDPIEVIHSSQRSLVTQREIGRHCEGYPQGLRSALRQDPDVIMIGELRDLETIRLALRAAETGHLVLATVHTRSAANSIDRLVEVFAAEEKALVRTMLADVLRLVVAQVLLGRVGGGRVAAREVLVATTAVRNLVREGRMAQLCSVMQAGGAEGMRTMEAALRVLKGKGVIKEC